From Planctomycetota bacterium, a single genomic window includes:
- the ilvE gene encoding branched-chain-amino-acid transaminase gives MSDKAVWFNGELVPAAQASVSVFDHGLLYGDGVFEGIRAYNGRIFKMRTHLNRLFDGASRIDLKIRHTLEELEAGIRRTCANNGIANGYIRLCVTRGTGYLGLNPYLCEKSNTFIIADTISLYPAEMYEKGMPIITAKTLRNHPLAMDPAVKSMNYLNNIRAKIEAVKAKVPEALMLNYQHNVSECTGDNIFMVKAGVLTTPPLSAGPLPGITRGVVLELAKKAGIKTREADFKLDDLYAADEVFLTGTAAEVIGVTKIDDVTIGSGKPGPVTGRLIADFRKLLENPPED, from the coding sequence GTGTCCGACAAAGCCGTCTGGTTTAACGGGGAATTGGTCCCCGCCGCGCAGGCGAGCGTGAGCGTGTTCGATCACGGTCTGCTCTACGGCGACGGCGTCTTTGAAGGCATCCGCGCCTACAACGGGCGGATCTTCAAGATGCGTACGCACCTGAACCGCCTCTTCGACGGCGCGAGCCGGATCGACCTGAAAATCCGGCACACCCTCGAAGAACTCGAAGCGGGCATCCGGCGGACCTGCGCCAACAACGGGATCGCCAATGGGTACATCCGCCTCTGCGTCACGCGCGGCACGGGGTACCTGGGGCTCAATCCCTACTTGTGCGAAAAGTCCAACACGTTCATCATCGCCGACACCATCTCGCTCTACCCCGCGGAGATGTACGAGAAGGGCATGCCCATCATCACCGCCAAGACCCTCCGCAATCACCCCCTTGCGATGGACCCGGCGGTCAAGAGCATGAACTACCTCAACAACATCCGCGCCAAGATCGAGGCCGTCAAAGCCAAGGTCCCCGAAGCGCTGATGCTCAATTATCAGCACAATGTCTCCGAATGCACCGGCGACAACATCTTCATGGTCAAGGCGGGTGTGCTGACGACCCCGCCGCTCTCGGCGGGTCCGCTGCCGGGCATCACGCGGGGCGTCGTGCTCGAACTGGCCAAAAAGGCCGGCATCAAGACGCGCGAAGCCGACTTCAAGCTCGATGACCTTTACGCCGCCGACGAAGTCTTCCTGACCGGTACGGCCGCGGAAGTCATCGGCGTGACGAAGATCGACGATGTGACGATCGGCTCGGGCAAGCCCGGGCCCGTCACCGGCCGGCTTATCGCCGACTTCCGCAAACTGCTCGAAAATCCCCCGGAGGATTGA
- a CDS encoding gluconate 2-dehydrogenase subunit 3 family protein, whose amino-acid sequence MSRREAIKWMIAAAGTISVLDPQSFGATTLPSRIGSDPNLLNPVVPWPRTLSKEQLRMLASLCDLIIPADDRSPAASAVGVPDFIDEWVSAPYDEQQNDRKVVLEGLDWLKAESIKRFNKPFDDLDGKQMAAIADDICDPGKVKAEWRSAAGFFGRVRWLTLGAFYTTPEGMKDIGYVGNTPMATFPGPPPEVLAKLGLA is encoded by the coding sequence GTGAGCCGGCGCGAGGCGATCAAGTGGATGATCGCGGCGGCGGGAACGATCTCGGTGCTCGATCCGCAGAGCTTCGGCGCGACGACGCTGCCGTCGCGCATCGGGTCCGATCCGAATCTGCTCAATCCCGTCGTCCCCTGGCCCCGCACGCTCAGCAAGGAACAGCTTCGCATGCTCGCATCGCTTTGCGATCTGATCATCCCCGCCGACGACCGCTCCCCGGCGGCCAGCGCCGTCGGTGTGCCGGACTTCATCGACGAATGGGTCAGTGCTCCGTACGACGAACAGCAGAACGACCGCAAAGTGGTGCTCGAAGGCCTCGACTGGCTCAAGGCCGAATCGATCAAGCGGTTCAACAAGCCGTTCGACGATCTGGACGGCAAACAGATGGCGGCGATCGCCGACGACATCTGCGACCCCGGAAAGGTGAAGGCGGAATGGCGGAGCGCCGCCGGATTCTTCGGCCGCGTGCGCTGGCTGACGCTCGGCGCGTTCTACACGACGCCGGAGGGTATGAAGGACATCGGCTACGTGGGCAACACGCCGATGGCGACCTTCCCCGGCCCGCCCCCGGAAGTGCTCGCGAAACTGGGGCTCGCGTGA
- a CDS encoding gfo/Idh/MocA family oxidoreductase, producing MKQVKYGVIGGGAIAQHRHLPEGHANPKSTIAAIADPVADRVKALSEKYGATPYTDYKKMLKEADIDAVVVCGPNALHAPMTIDALKAGKHLLCEKPMSTTRSDAKKMIATAKKTRKFLMIGLNQRLMPPHVRAKEILDSGRVGKVLSFRTAFKHPGPEGWSVDGSKSWFFQKGSAFMGVTGDLGVHKADLMRWLLGQEFTEVGGILATLDKRTPDGKLIGLDDNAYLTLKTDKGVVGSMILSWTNYGAEENYTVVYCTKGVVSIGTDPAFGVVVNYRNGDMEKHKVGEMATNEKQVASGVIDALTDSILKNKKPSIDGEEGFRSLDVILTAMDAAKQGKTLKIKY from the coding sequence GTGAAGCAAGTCAAGTATGGTGTCATCGGCGGCGGAGCCATCGCCCAGCATCGTCATCTGCCCGAAGGTCACGCCAACCCCAAGTCGACCATCGCCGCCATCGCCGACCCCGTCGCCGATCGCGTCAAGGCCCTGTCCGAAAAGTATGGCGCGACGCCGTACACCGACTACAAGAAGATGCTCAAGGAAGCGGACATCGACGCGGTGGTGGTGTGCGGCCCCAACGCGCTGCACGCCCCGATGACGATCGACGCACTCAAGGCGGGCAAGCATTTGCTGTGCGAAAAGCCCATGTCGACGACGCGCTCGGATGCCAAAAAGATGATCGCCACCGCCAAAAAGACCCGCAAGTTCCTGATGATCGGGCTCAATCAGCGCCTGATGCCCCCGCACGTCCGGGCCAAAGAGATTCTCGACTCGGGGCGGGTGGGCAAGGTGCTCTCGTTCCGCACGGCGTTCAAACATCCGGGGCCCGAGGGATGGAGCGTCGACGGGTCCAAGAGCTGGTTCTTCCAGAAGGGGTCGGCGTTCATGGGCGTGACCGGCGATCTGGGCGTGCACAAGGCCGACCTGATGCGCTGGCTCCTCGGGCAGGAGTTCACCGAAGTCGGCGGCATCCTCGCCACGCTCGACAAACGCACCCCCGATGGCAAACTCATCGGCCTCGATGACAACGCGTACCTGACGCTCAAGACCGACAAGGGCGTCGTCGGGTCGATGATCCTCTCGTGGACCAACTACGGCGCGGAAGAGAACTACACCGTCGTCTACTGCACCAAGGGCGTCGTCTCCATCGGCACCGATCCGGCCTTCGGCGTCGTAGTCAACTACCGCAACGGCGACATGGAAAAGCACAAGGTCGGCGAGATGGCGACCAACGAAAAACAGGTCGCTTCAGGCGTCATCGATGCTTTGACCGATAGTATCCTCAAGAACAAAAAGCCCTCGATCGACGGCGAGGAAGGTTTCCGATCCCTGGATGTGATCCTCACCGCCATGGACGCCGCCAAACAGGGCAAGACGCTCAAGATCAAATACTGA
- a CDS encoding FAD-binding protein, giving the protein MSSKTQRKYDVVIVGSGAGGGMAGYVLAHAGLKVLMLEAGRHYDPTTETPMFNTPNQAPLRGVGTPEKPFGFYDATVDGGWQVPNEPYTSAPGSEFQWWRARMLGGRTNHWGRIALRMGPYDFKPRARDGLGIDWPMTYDEMAPWYDKTEELIGVFGSNEGLENTPNSSPGVLHAPPKPRGYELLTKKHCDRLGIPVIPSHLAILTRPINGRAACFYATDCGRGCSIKANFQSTTVLLPPAVETGNLDIRTGAMAREVTLGKDGKANGVVFVDKATGKDDFAPAHVVVLAASACETARIMLNSKSNQFPDGIANTTGLVGKYLMDTVGARLAGHIPMLENLPPHNEDGASGMHMYMPWWGYQQQAKNQLDFPRGYHIEFGGGRRMPHMGSVSWVPAMQKTYGRQLKEDARRYYGAVLNFSGRGEMIPNEDCYCEIDPDVKDKWGIPVLRFHWKFSDYELKQAVHMQQTFKQIIESMGGTIFGEAATEGSKCIYPGGAIIHEVGTTCMGDDRKKSVLNQWGQAWDVPNLFVTDGAPFVSNADKNPTLTILALAMRNCDHLAGLMKGGEL; this is encoded by the coding sequence ATGAGTTCCAAAACGCAGCGGAAGTATGACGTGGTCATCGTCGGTTCGGGCGCGGGCGGCGGCATGGCGGGGTATGTGCTCGCGCATGCCGGGCTCAAGGTCTTGATGCTCGAAGCGGGCCGGCACTACGATCCGACGACCGAGACGCCGATGTTCAACACGCCCAATCAGGCCCCGTTGCGCGGCGTCGGCACGCCGGAGAAACCCTTCGGGTTTTACGATGCGACGGTCGACGGCGGATGGCAGGTTCCCAACGAACCGTACACCAGCGCTCCCGGCAGCGAATTCCAATGGTGGCGCGCCCGGATGCTCGGCGGGCGGACGAATCATTGGGGGCGCATCGCGCTGCGTATGGGGCCCTACGACTTCAAGCCGCGCGCTCGCGACGGACTGGGCATCGACTGGCCCATGACCTACGACGAGATGGCGCCGTGGTACGACAAGACGGAGGAACTCATCGGCGTGTTCGGCTCCAACGAGGGCCTGGAAAATACGCCCAACTCCTCCCCCGGCGTACTGCACGCACCGCCCAAACCGCGCGGCTACGAACTGCTCACCAAAAAGCACTGCGACCGGCTGGGCATTCCCGTGATCCCCTCGCATCTTGCGATTCTGACCCGACCCATCAACGGACGCGCCGCCTGTTTCTACGCCACCGATTGCGGGCGCGGCTGCTCCATCAAGGCGAACTTCCAATCGACGACCGTCCTGCTCCCCCCCGCCGTCGAAACCGGTAATCTCGACATCCGCACCGGCGCGATGGCCCGCGAGGTCACGCTCGGCAAGGACGGCAAGGCCAACGGCGTCGTCTTCGTCGACAAGGCCACCGGCAAGGACGACTTCGCCCCGGCTCATGTCGTCGTCCTCGCCGCCAGCGCCTGTGAAACCGCCCGCATCATGCTCAACTCCAAGTCCAACCAGTTCCCCGACGGCATCGCCAACACGACCGGCCTCGTCGGCAAATACCTGATGGACACGGTCGGGGCGCGGCTCGCCGGTCACATTCCGATGCTCGAGAATCTTCCGCCGCACAACGAGGACGGCGCCAGCGGGATGCACATGTACATGCCCTGGTGGGGCTATCAACAGCAGGCCAAGAACCAGCTCGATTTCCCCCGCGGGTATCACATCGAATTCGGCGGGGGCCGGCGCATGCCGCACATGGGCTCCGTCAGTTGGGTCCCCGCCATGCAGAAGACCTACGGCCGGCAGCTCAAGGAGGACGCCCGCCGATACTACGGCGCGGTGCTCAACTTCTCCGGCCGCGGCGAGATGATTCCCAATGAGGACTGCTACTGCGAGATCGACCCGGATGTGAAGGACAAGTGGGGCATCCCCGTGTTGCGCTTCCACTGGAAGTTCTCCGACTACGAACTGAAGCAGGCGGTGCACATGCAGCAGACGTTCAAGCAGATCATCGAATCGATGGGCGGGACGATTTTCGGCGAGGCGGCGACCGAGGGCAGCAAGTGCATCTACCCCGGCGGAGCGATCATTCACGAAGTCGGGACGACCTGCATGGGCGACGATCGGAAAAAGAGCGTGCTCAATCAATGGGGGCAGGCGTGGGACGTGCCCAACCTGTTCGTCACGGACGGCGCGCCGTTCGTGTCCAACGCGGACAAGAATCCGACGCTGACGATTCTCGCGCTGGCGATGCGCAATTGCGATCATCTGGCGGGTCTGATGAAAGGAGGCGAGCTTTGA
- a CDS encoding gfo/Idh/MocA family oxidoreductase — protein sequence MAKDKSVCNVALVGTKFMGRAHANAYLKVAKFFNLPVEPVMHTVVGRDPVGTPAFAKRWGWANSSTDWKAVVANDEIDLIDVCTPNNYHEPIAVAALEAGKHVACEKPLAATLEVARSMRDAAAKAKRKGVKTAVWFSYRGCPALALARQLVQEGKIGRIFHVRANYLQGWAGPDTPLVWRFDGKVAGSGAHGDLGAHIIDAARFITGEEVTEVCGAIEKTFIKERVIPEADTGNIKGGKVTGKKKMGKVTVDDAVLFLANLSGGGVASFESTRFAIGNQNANRIEVNGEKGSIRWDFEDANLLWYYNAADDAEVAGWRRIMATDAGKHPFAHAWWPDAHILGYEHGFINCTSAILTDIAGKKPEVPVPDFEDAYQTQRVLEAAVLSAKNRQWIKLSEVK from the coding sequence ATGGCCAAAGACAAGTCGGTGTGCAACGTCGCGCTGGTGGGTACGAAGTTCATGGGCCGGGCGCACGCCAATGCGTATCTGAAGGTCGCCAAGTTCTTCAATCTTCCGGTCGAGCCGGTGATGCACACGGTGGTGGGTCGCGACCCGGTGGGTACGCCGGCGTTCGCGAAACGGTGGGGTTGGGCGAACAGCTCGACGGACTGGAAAGCGGTCGTCGCCAATGACGAGATCGATCTGATCGACGTGTGTACGCCGAACAATTACCACGAGCCGATCGCGGTGGCGGCGCTGGAGGCGGGCAAGCATGTGGCGTGCGAGAAGCCGCTGGCGGCGACGCTGGAGGTAGCGCGGTCGATGCGCGACGCGGCGGCGAAGGCGAAACGTAAGGGCGTCAAGACGGCCGTGTGGTTCAGCTATCGCGGCTGCCCGGCGCTCGCATTGGCGCGGCAGCTCGTACAGGAAGGCAAGATCGGGCGGATTTTCCATGTGCGGGCCAATTATCTGCAAGGATGGGCTGGGCCCGACACGCCGCTCGTCTGGCGATTTGACGGGAAGGTCGCCGGCTCCGGCGCACACGGCGACTTGGGCGCCCACATCATCGACGCCGCCCGGTTCATCACCGGCGAGGAAGTCACCGAAGTCTGCGGCGCCATCGAAAAGACCTTCATCAAGGAACGCGTCATCCCCGAAGCCGACACCGGCAACATCAAGGGCGGCAAGGTCACCGGCAAGAAGAAGATGGGCAAAGTCACCGTCGACGACGCCGTGCTGTTCCTTGCAAATTTGAGCGGCGGGGGCGTGGCGTCCTTCGAATCGACGCGCTTCGCCATCGGCAATCAGAACGCCAACCGCATCGAAGTCAACGGCGAGAAGGGTTCGATCCGCTGGGACTTTGAAGATGCGAATCTGCTCTGGTACTACAACGCAGCCGACGATGCGGAGGTCGCGGGGTGGCGTCGGATCATGGCGACCGACGCGGGCAAGCACCCGTTCGCCCACGCCTGGTGGCCCGACGCGCACATCCTTGGATACGAACATGGATTCATCAATTGCACGTCTGCGATCCTGACGGACATCGCCGGGAAGAAGCCCGAAGTGCCGGTGCCGGATTTTGAGGATGCTTACCAAACGCAGCGCGTGCTCGAAGCGGCGGTACTCAGCGCCAAGAATCGCCAGTGGATCAAGCTCAGCGAGGTGAAATAG
- a CDS encoding metal-dependent hydrolase yields MYLIDPHIHCVSRTTDDYQRLAMSGTVAVSEPAFWAGYDRSSSDSFCDYFRQLTEFEPARAAQFGIQHYTWMCINAKEAENVSLAREVIARIPEFMDRPNVLGIGEIGLNKNTKNEALIFMEQAQFAVRHGYLILIHTPHLKDKLKGTMMILDMLREVGANPDRVLVDHVEEHTIKPVLDGGYWCGMTLYPVSKMTPARAADMLEMYGHERTCINAAADWGVSDPFNLHRCTLDYRARGHSEQELLDIFHNNPVRFFSQSEHFKVKPLTIEAGATAEVSGK; encoded by the coding sequence ATGTATCTGATCGACCCGCATATTCATTGTGTTTCGCGGACGACGGACGATTATCAGCGGCTGGCCATGAGCGGGACGGTCGCCGTGTCGGAGCCCGCCTTCTGGGCGGGGTATGACCGCTCCTCGTCCGACAGCTTCTGCGACTACTTCCGTCAGCTCACCGAGTTCGAGCCCGCCCGCGCGGCCCAGTTCGGGATTCAGCATTACACATGGATGTGCATCAACGCCAAGGAGGCGGAGAACGTCAGTCTCGCCCGGGAAGTCATCGCGCGCATCCCCGAGTTCATGGATCGGCCTAACGTGCTGGGCATCGGCGAAATCGGGCTCAACAAGAATACGAAAAACGAAGCGCTGATCTTCATGGAGCAGGCCCAGTTCGCGGTGCGGCATGGGTATCTGATTCTGATTCACACGCCGCATCTGAAGGACAAGCTCAAGGGTACGATGATGATTCTCGACATGCTGCGCGAAGTCGGGGCGAATCCGGATCGCGTGCTGGTGGATCATGTCGAGGAGCACACGATCAAGCCGGTGCTCGACGGCGGATACTGGTGCGGCATGACGCTGTATCCGGTCAGCAAAATGACGCCCGCCCGCGCGGCCGACATGCTCGAGATGTATGGGCACGAACGCACCTGCATCAACGCCGCGGCGGACTGGGGCGTCTCCGACCCGTTCAATCTCCACCGCTGCACGCTCGACTACCGCGCCCGAGGCCACAGCGAGCAGGAACTGCTGGACATCTTCCACAACAACCCCGTCCGCTTCTTCAGCCAGAGCGAACATTTCAAAGTCAAACCGCTGACCATCGAAGCGGGCGCGACCGCGGAAGTTTCGGGCAAATAA
- a CDS encoding glycosyltransferase has product MPPKISVCILACNEAAKIAHTLESARACPWVDEIVVFDSGSTDDTVAIAHQFTPRVEYHPWVDFTTNRRLIVDAAANDWVFILDADEEISPELSAAVAALRDDQFRMHPVITMPRRNYLLGRHVRAWDPDRIARLIDRKRVAWPQRSIHDRPAPTDGSVLNLAAPIYHNRYADHWNDYFDGERYEKRADALAHEMYAQGKRVGLLGLWLRPWAAFVKFFFLKRSFLDGSFGLLVAQKAAFSVQLKYARLWHLQQQKSSSP; this is encoded by the coding sequence ATGCCGCCCAAGATTTCCGTCTGCATCCTGGCCTGCAACGAGGCCGCCAAGATCGCCCATACCCTCGAATCCGCCCGGGCCTGCCCGTGGGTGGACGAGATTGTCGTCTTCGATTCGGGCTCGACGGACGACACGGTCGCCATCGCTCACCAGTTCACGCCCCGCGTCGAGTATCACCCTTGGGTCGATTTCACCACCAATCGCCGGCTGATCGTCGACGCCGCCGCCAATGACTGGGTGTTCATTCTCGACGCCGACGAGGAGATCAGCCCCGAGCTTTCCGCCGCCGTCGCCGCCTTGCGTGATGATCAATTCCGGATGCACCCCGTGATCACCATGCCCCGCCGCAATTACCTGCTCGGGCGTCACGTGCGGGCATGGGACCCCGACCGCATCGCCCGCCTGATCGACCGCAAGCGCGTCGCCTGGCCCCAGCGCTCGATTCACGATCGCCCCGCCCCGACCGACGGCAGCGTCCTGAACCTCGCCGCCCCGATCTATCACAACCGCTACGCCGACCATTGGAACGACTACTTCGACGGCGAACGCTACGAGAAGCGGGCCGACGCGCTGGCTCATGAAATGTACGCGCAGGGCAAGCGCGTGGGGCTGCTGGGCCTGTGGTTGCGGCCGTGGGCGGCCTTCGTCAAATTCTTCTTCCTCAAACGCAGCTTCCTCGACGGGTCGTTCGGCCTCCTCGTCGCCCAGAAAGCCGCCTTCAGCGTCCAACTCAAATACGCCCGCCTCTGGCACCTCCAACAGCAAAAATCATCCAGCCCGTAA
- a CDS encoding 50S ribosomal protein L35, with protein sequence MSLNYGAPLWIHDLRTGRLDMKLKSHKGTLKRMRVTGKGKVKHKRSGTSHLMSATNGKDSRRLRQALVVSKPVAKKLERVLHMRLIGREQ encoded by the coding sequence ATGTCGCTAAACTATGGGGCTCCACTTTGGATTCATGACCTACGGACAGGACGGCTCGATATGAAGCTCAAATCGCACAAGGGTACGTTGAAACGCATGCGTGTGACCGGCAAGGGCAAGGTCAAGCACAAGCGTTCGGGTACGAGCCACCTCATGAGCGCGACGAACGGCAAGGATTCGCGTCGGCTTCGGCAGGCGCTGGTCGTGTCCAAGCCGGTCGCCAAGAAGCTCGAGAGGGTGCTGCACATGCGACTGATCGGCCGCGAGCAGTAA
- the murA gene encoding UDP-N-acetylglucosamine 1-carboxyvinyltransferase, producing the protein MDAFVIQGGRRLKGTVRVSGAKNAALPLMAAALLAEGPCVLHGVPHLSDIDNMANLLRELGCTVEHAENGTMKLEVVDELNSHARYEVVRTMRASVCVLGPLLGKRHNALISMPGGCAIGDRPIDIHLRGLRQLNVDIDLEEGGNVHAKTRKLRGSKIFLGGPFGSTVLGTINVMCAASLADGTTVIESAACEPEVVDVADFLNAMGAHISGAGTPRMTIEGVKTLRGTEHRVIADRIEAGTLLMTAAITNGDVKVENCPIDALGAAVDCLANIGVGVDVVDKNADLMRATVAVSSARRLEPVMVTTQPHPGFPTDLQAQLMALLTLADGNSIITEKIYPERFLHVAELARMGANLYRQGPTVMVSGVKRLIGAPVMASDLRASAGLVMAGLAAKGTTKVNRVYHLDRGYEQLDRKLQALGAEIERVKE; encoded by the coding sequence ATGGACGCTTTCGTGATTCAAGGTGGTCGCCGGCTCAAGGGCACGGTGCGTGTGTCGGGCGCGAAGAATGCGGCGTTGCCGTTGATGGCGGCGGCGCTGCTGGCGGAAGGGCCGTGCGTGCTGCATGGCGTGCCGCACCTGTCGGACATCGATAACATGGCCAACCTCCTGCGCGAGCTTGGCTGCACGGTCGAACATGCCGAAAACGGCACGATGAAGCTCGAGGTCGTCGACGAACTCAACTCGCACGCCCGTTACGAGGTCGTCCGCACGATGCGGGCGAGCGTCTGCGTGCTCGGCCCCCTGCTCGGCAAACGACATAACGCCCTGATCTCCATGCCCGGCGGCTGCGCCATCGGCGACCGTCCCATCGACATCCACCTCCGCGGCCTCCGCCAGCTCAACGTCGATATCGACCTTGAGGAAGGCGGCAACGTCCACGCCAAAACCCGCAAGCTGCGCGGATCGAAAATCTTCCTCGGCGGGCCGTTCGGGTCCACCGTGCTGGGCACGATCAATGTGATGTGCGCCGCTTCGCTGGCCGACGGCACGACGGTGATCGAGTCGGCGGCGTGCGAGCCGGAAGTCGTCGATGTGGCGGACTTCCTCAATGCGATGGGCGCGCACATCAGCGGGGCCGGCACGCCGCGCATGACCATTGAAGGCGTCAAAACCCTGCGCGGCACGGAGCACCGCGTCATCGCCGACCGCATCGAGGCGGGCACGCTCCTGATGACCGCGGCGATCACCAACGGCGATGTCAAAGTCGAAAACTGCCCGATCGACGCGCTGGGCGCGGCGGTCGATTGCCTTGCCAACATCGGCGTGGGCGTCGATGTCGTCGACAAGAACGCCGACCTGATGCGGGCGACCGTCGCCGTCTCGTCCGCACGCCGGCTCGAACCGGTCATGGTCACGACCCAACCCCACCCCGGGTTCCCGACCGACCTTCAGGCCCAGCTCATGGCCCTGCTCACACTCGCCGACGGCAACTCGATCATCACCGAAAAAATCTACCCCGAGCGCTTTCTGCACGTCGCCGAGCTGGCCCGCATGGGCGCGAACCTTTACCGGCAAGGCCCGACCGTCATGGTCAGCGGGGTCAAACGGCTCATCGGCGCCCCGGTGATGGCGAGCGATCTGCGCGCCTCGGCCGGGCTCGTCATGGCCGGTCTCGCCGCCAAGGGCACGACCAAAGTCAACCGCGTGTACCACCTGGACCGCGGGTACGAGCAGCTCGACAGGAAGCTGCAAGCCCTCGGCGCGGAAATCGAACGGGTGAAAGAGTAG
- a CDS encoding Trm112 family protein, which produces MTAPLDAELLRILVCPVTRSPLRPEGDELVASIGGLRYPVRDGIPVLLPDEATLPAGFANLAAFKRQFAAEIPD; this is translated from the coding sequence ATGACCGCCCCACTCGATGCCGAACTGCTCCGGATTCTTGTCTGTCCCGTCACGCGCTCGCCGTTGCGCCCTGAAGGCGACGAATTGGTCGCATCGATCGGCGGCCTGCGCTACCCGGTTCGCGACGGTATCCCGGTCCTTCTGCCCGACGAAGCGACCCTCCCCGCCGGGTTCGCCAATCTGGCCGCGTTCAAGCGTCAGTTCGCCGCCGAGATCCCCGACTGA
- a CDS encoding PEP-CTERM sorting domain-containing protein, giving the protein MIGLAAGSPAQAALTFNLVPAGGMSAQAIAGFNAAAARWSNVFSDSVTINININFTTLGAGILGSTSSSHVTTNYTNFKNAMNADATSTDDASATASLQSGSSFKMLLNYTSNNPNGSGSATTYLDNDGDANNTTVYMTNANAKALGLLAANNPAVDASIAFSDQFTWDFDPTNGITGGAYDFVGVATHEIGHVLGFISGVDILDTNSTSPNFFADNVFTYVDPLDMFRFSAASIAAGGAGTIDWTAGSASKYFSIDGGATSLTTFSTGQVHGDGRQASHWKDNLGIGIMDPTAAPGELLSISTLDLRAFDVMGWDLASVTVAAIPLPEPAELGVLGLACMLFIRRRWRLY; this is encoded by the coding sequence ATGATCGGGCTCGCCGCCGGTTCGCCGGCTCAGGCCGCCCTGACGTTCAACCTCGTGCCCGCCGGCGGAATGAGTGCTCAGGCCATCGCCGGATTCAACGCCGCGGCGGCACGCTGGTCCAATGTCTTCAGCGACTCCGTCACCATCAACATCAACATCAATTTCACCACGCTCGGAGCCGGCATCCTCGGCTCCACCAGTTCGTCGCATGTGACGACGAACTACACCAACTTCAAGAACGCCATGAACGCCGACGCCACCAGCACCGACGACGCCTCCGCCACCGCGTCGCTTCAGTCCGGCTCATCGTTCAAGATGCTCTTGAACTACACCAGCAATAACCCCAACGGGTCCGGCAGCGCGACCACGTACCTCGACAACGACGGCGACGCCAACAATACGACCGTCTACATGACCAATGCCAACGCCAAGGCGTTGGGCCTGCTCGCCGCCAACAATCCCGCCGTCGACGCGAGCATTGCCTTCTCCGACCAGTTCACCTGGGACTTTGATCCGACCAACGGCATCACCGGCGGCGCCTACGACTTCGTCGGCGTGGCCACGCATGAAATCGGACACGTGCTGGGATTCATCTCCGGCGTCGACATCCTCGACACCAACAGCACCAGCCCCAATTTCTTCGCCGACAACGTCTTTACCTATGTCGACCCGCTGGACATGTTCCGATTCTCCGCCGCGAGCATCGCCGCCGGCGGCGCGGGCACCATCGACTGGACCGCCGGTTCCGCCTCCAAGTATTTTTCCATCGACGGCGGCGCCACCAGTCTGACGACCTTCTCGACCGGCCAGGTCCACGGCGACGGCCGGCAGGCCAGCCACTGGAAGGACAATCTGGGCATCGGCATCATGGACCCCACCGCCGCGCCGGGCGAACTGCTGTCGATCTCCACGCTCGACCTGCGGGCGTTCGACGTCATGGGCTGGGACCTGGCCTCCGTGACCGTCGCCGCGATTCCCCTGCCCGAGCCGGCGGAACTGGGCGTGCTGGGCCTGGCCTGCATGCTCTTCATCCGCCGCCGCTGGCGCCTGTATTGA
- the rplT gene encoding 50S ribosomal protein L20: MPRARKGAARRQSKNRLFKAVKGYRGARSRLFYRAFEAVTRAGVYAYRDRRARKREFRQLWITRITAACSTRTIRYSQLINGLKLADIRLNRKMLSEIAIADPAAFDAIVEAAKAALSAHKAA; this comes from the coding sequence ATGCCTCGCGCACGCAAGGGCGCCGCTCGGCGTCAATCCAAGAATCGTCTGTTCAAAGCCGTCAAGGGCTATCGCGGCGCCCGCTCGCGGCTCTTCTACCGTGCTTTTGAAGCGGTTACCCGGGCGGGGGTGTACGCCTACCGCGACCGCCGCGCCCGCAAGCGCGAGTTCCGGCAGTTGTGGATCACGCGTATCACCGCCGCCTGCTCGACCCGCACGATCCGTTACAGCCAGTTGATCAACGGCCTGAAGCTCGCTGACATCCGCCTCAACCGCAAGATGCTCAGCGAGATCGCGATCGCCGACCCCGCCGCCTTCGACGCCATTGTCGAAGCCGCCAAGGCCGCGCTGTCCGCCCACAAGGCCGCCTGA